A window of Candidatus Tanganyikabacteria bacterium contains these coding sequences:
- a CDS encoding molybdopterin-dependent oxidoreductase, with the protein MDGEDKKHLSRREFIRWAGAFGLTLPILEAEALAEGLNGTYSFLVPVAVDNPLAHYPNRGWEKVYRDLYRTDRSFVFLCAPNDTHNCLLRAHVKNDVVTRIEPTYGYKSATDLYGNEASGRWDPRCCQKGLVLARRFYGDRRIKHPMVRKGWKAWADAGFPRDPATGAPPAEHFKRGEDTWVRVSWDEAYGYIARSLVDVGKTYSGAEGARRLAKQGYDPAMVEKVGGHGTQVMKLRGGMALLGATRIFGLYRFANMLALLDTRLQGIASDKAKGAVGWDSYSWHTDLPPGHPMVHGQQTVDFDLFSVEHAREILVWGMNWITTKMPDSHWLTEARMKGAKVKVITCEYSATASKGDEVLIIRPGTDPALALGFAHVILRDRLFDADFVANHTDLPLLVRMDTQELLSARDAFAGHKHAPLQNFVKVLGDDEKAPLPVARQGVQYITRKQREEWGDFVVFDAKSGKAAPVNRDEVGTHFASRQLQPALEGEFEIQLADGKRVKARPVFDLLKQYIVENFDPATVADITWAPAEAIEKIARDIAANREKTIFAMGMGPNQFFNNDLKDRAVFLVAALTRNVGFPGGTVGSYAGNYRTDLLNGMGQYVAEDPFNVELDPAKPAKVKKFDTKESAHYFNYGDRPLRQAKKLFTPAGHMPTPTKLMWLSNSNSIIANAKWHYDVVFNTLPKIECIAVADWWWTASCEYADIVFACDSWSELKMPDLTASCTNPFVQVFPRTPTRRTFETRGDAEILAGVAEKLASITGDKRFADYWRFILDNQVEVYLQRIINASSTLTGYKIEDLEAKAKQGIPALVNTRTYPRVGGWEQVIESKPFYNKTGRLEFYRGEPEFRESGENLPVYREPVDSTFYEPNVIVAKPHPAVKPLQPEAFGQARNDLSTEARQVRHVVRPWSEVRNTSHPLVAKGAGFKFIYHTPKYRHGAHSTPVDTDFMAALFGPFGDMYRRDKRMPHTGEGYVDINPADARELGIGDGDYIWVEADPEDRPFREWKGRPGQYKVGRLLARARYYPGTPRGVLRTWHNMYGSTIGSVKGAATRKDGLARNPDTGYQSMYRFGSHQSATRAWLKPTLMTDSLVHKGAMTQMIEAGFAADIHCPTGAPREAFVRIIKAEEGGYGGKGPWRPVKLGFRPANESPAMHRYVSGQFTRVVRSKG; encoded by the coding sequence TTGGACGGCGAAGACAAGAAGCACCTATCCAGGCGGGAGTTCATCAGGTGGGCGGGCGCCTTCGGGCTCACGCTGCCCATCCTGGAGGCGGAGGCCCTGGCGGAGGGCCTCAACGGGACCTACAGCTTCCTGGTGCCTGTAGCCGTGGACAATCCGCTCGCGCACTACCCCAACCGCGGCTGGGAGAAGGTCTACCGGGACCTGTACCGCACGGACCGGTCCTTCGTGTTCTTGTGCGCGCCCAACGACACCCACAACTGCCTCCTGCGGGCGCACGTAAAGAACGACGTGGTCACCCGCATCGAGCCCACTTACGGCTACAAGTCCGCCACCGACCTGTACGGCAACGAGGCGTCGGGCCGCTGGGATCCGCGCTGCTGCCAGAAGGGCCTCGTGCTGGCGAGGCGCTTCTACGGCGATCGCCGCATCAAGCACCCCATGGTCCGCAAGGGCTGGAAAGCCTGGGCCGACGCGGGCTTCCCGCGCGATCCGGCCACCGGCGCGCCGCCCGCCGAGCACTTCAAGCGCGGCGAGGACACCTGGGTCCGCGTGAGCTGGGATGAGGCCTACGGCTACATTGCCCGCTCCCTGGTCGACGTGGGGAAGACCTACTCCGGCGCGGAGGGCGCCCGGCGGCTGGCGAAGCAGGGCTACGACCCCGCCATGGTCGAGAAGGTCGGCGGCCACGGCACGCAGGTGATGAAGCTGCGGGGTGGCATGGCGCTGCTGGGTGCCACGCGGATCTTCGGTCTCTACCGCTTCGCCAACATGCTGGCTTTGCTGGACACGAGGCTGCAAGGTATCGCTTCGGACAAGGCAAAGGGCGCCGTGGGATGGGATTCCTACTCCTGGCACACCGACCTCCCGCCCGGCCACCCGATGGTCCACGGCCAGCAGACGGTGGATTTCGATCTGTTCTCGGTCGAGCACGCCAGGGAGATCCTGGTCTGGGGCATGAACTGGATCACGACCAAGATGCCCGACTCGCACTGGCTCACCGAGGCGCGAATGAAGGGGGCCAAGGTCAAGGTCATCACCTGCGAATACTCGGCCACCGCGAGCAAGGGCGACGAAGTGCTGATCATCAGGCCGGGCACCGATCCGGCCCTGGCACTCGGCTTCGCCCACGTCATCCTCCGCGATCGCCTCTTCGACGCCGACTTCGTCGCCAATCACACCGACCTGCCCCTGCTCGTGCGGATGGACACGCAGGAGCTCCTTTCGGCCAGGGACGCGTTCGCGGGCCACAAGCACGCCCCGCTCCAGAACTTCGTGAAGGTCCTCGGTGACGACGAGAAGGCGCCCCTGCCGGTGGCGCGCCAGGGCGTGCAGTACATCACCCGCAAGCAGCGAGAGGAGTGGGGCGATTTCGTCGTCTTCGACGCGAAGTCCGGCAAGGCGGCGCCGGTCAACCGCGACGAAGTGGGCACGCATTTCGCGTCGCGGCAGCTCCAGCCCGCGCTCGAAGGCGAGTTCGAGATCCAGCTCGCCGACGGCAAGCGCGTCAAGGCGCGGCCGGTCTTCGACCTGCTCAAGCAGTACATCGTCGAGAATTTCGACCCGGCGACGGTCGCCGACATCACGTGGGCCCCGGCCGAGGCCATCGAGAAGATCGCCCGGGACATCGCGGCCAACCGGGAGAAGACCATCTTCGCGATGGGCATGGGCCCCAACCAGTTCTTCAACAACGACCTCAAGGACCGCGCGGTGTTCCTCGTGGCGGCCCTCACCCGCAACGTGGGCTTCCCGGGCGGCACCGTCGGGTCGTACGCCGGCAACTACCGCACCGATCTGCTCAACGGCATGGGCCAGTACGTGGCCGAGGATCCGTTCAACGTCGAGCTGGATCCCGCCAAGCCGGCCAAGGTCAAGAAGTTCGACACCAAGGAGTCGGCGCACTACTTCAACTACGGCGATCGGCCGCTGCGGCAGGCCAAGAAGCTGTTCACCCCCGCGGGCCACATGCCCACGCCCACCAAGCTGATGTGGCTGTCCAACTCGAACTCCATCATCGCAAACGCCAAGTGGCACTACGACGTCGTGTTCAACACCCTGCCCAAGATCGAGTGCATCGCGGTGGCCGACTGGTGGTGGACCGCCTCGTGCGAGTATGCCGACATCGTCTTCGCATGCGACTCCTGGTCGGAGCTGAAGATGCCCGACCTGACGGCTTCGTGCACCAATCCGTTCGTGCAGGTGTTCCCCCGCACGCCCACGCGGCGGACCTTCGAGACGCGCGGCGACGCCGAGATCCTGGCGGGCGTGGCCGAGAAGCTCGCCAGTATCACGGGCGACAAGCGCTTCGCCGACTACTGGCGCTTCATCCTGGATAACCAGGTCGAGGTGTACCTGCAGCGCATCATCAACGCCTCCAGCACGCTGACGGGCTACAAGATCGAGGATCTCGAGGCGAAGGCCAAGCAGGGCATCCCGGCCCTGGTCAACACCCGCACGTACCCGCGGGTCGGCGGCTGGGAGCAGGTGATCGAGAGCAAGCCGTTCTACAACAAGACCGGCCGCCTGGAGTTCTACCGGGGCGAACCCGAGTTCCGCGAGAGCGGCGAGAATCTCCCGGTCTACCGCGAGCCGGTCGACTCGACCTTCTACGAACCCAACGTCATCGTGGCCAAGCCGCATCCGGCCGTGAAGCCCCTCCAGCCCGAGGCCTTCGGCCAGGCCCGCAACGACCTGTCCACCGAGGCCCGCCAGGTCCGCCACGTGGTGCGGCCGTGGTCGGAGGTGCGCAACACCAGCCATCCGCTGGTGGCCAAGGGCGCCGGTTTCAAGTTCATCTACCACACGCCCAAGTACCGCCACGGCGCCCACTCGACGCCGGTGGACACCGACTTCATGGCCGCGCTGTTCGGGCCGTTCGGCGACATGTACCGGCGCGACAAGCGCATGCCGCACACCGGCGAGGGCTACGTGGACATCAACCCGGCGGACGCCCGCGAACTGGGCATCGGCGACGGGGACTACATCTGGGTCGAGGCCGATCCCGAGGATCGCCCGTTCCGCGAGTGGAAGGGCCGCCCGGGGCAGTACAAGGTCGGCCGCCTGCTCGCCCGCGCCCGCTACTACCCGGGGACGCCGCGGGGCGTGCTGCGCACCTGGCACAACATGTACGGATCGACCATCGGCTCGGTGAAGGGCGCCGCCACGCGCAAGGACGGCCTGGCCCGCAACCCCGACACCGGCTACCAGTCGATGTACCGCTTCGGATCGCACCAGAGCGCCACCCGCGCCTGGCTCAAGCCCACGCTGATGACCGATTCCCTGGTCCACAAGGGAGCGATGACGCAGATGATCGAGGCGGGCTTCGCCGCGGACATCCACTGCCCCACCGGGGCGCCCCGCGAAGCCTTCGTGCGGATCATCAAGGCCGAAGAGGGGGGCTACGGCGGGAAAGGCCCCTGGCGGCCCGTGAAGCTGGGCTTCCGGCCGGCCAACGAGAGCCCCGCGATGCACCGGTACGTGAGCGGCCAGTTCACCCGCGTAGTTAGATCCAAAGGATAG